The Callospermophilus lateralis isolate mCalLat2 chromosome 4, mCalLat2.hap1, whole genome shotgun sequence genomic interval ATGTGACTGCACAAGGATTCTGTCCTTGTCTTCTTTGTTCTGGGTTCTAAGCACAATAGCCAGGACTGAGTAATCCCTCAGAACAGGGGCAATTTGGGCAAAAGCTTTGGTATCCTCTCTTTGCTTCTTATACTCTCAATATGTATGGAACTATGTTCTTGATAACAGTCTTCTGATTGATAATACTGTGCACATGGGGTCTGGTGAATATTTACTTTGATTGCCAAGAGAATGAGACGAAAACACTTTTATTTGCACACCTGTTTTGAGAAGCAGCTCTGGCATTACTCCCACAGTACACCCAAGAGAGGAATTGACCATAGAATGTTGAATTACTGAAGTCAGAAATCTTCAGTTCCATTTTCTGGTGGGTCACTTACTGACTTCAGATCACTTGACCTCTCAgtttgtttcttcatttataaaatgcaaataaatccTGTCATGCCTTCTTTGCTCTGTTATGATTCAAATCAGTGAAAACACTACAAAGAGATCATGACACAGACTTCCTGAGGCCAGAGAGCTCCTCTCAATATAGATGAGGCTGCCCACTTGGTTTCTATTGGGAATCATTGGGTGAAGGTTGCATTTGATGAACCCAGCCCAATTCATCtcaagattgggagccatctcgccacaaagtcatgaaaagttgatttctgttttactataaattactgcaatttctaaacttgcttggaatgcctgcccttgccttgaactcacccatgcctggctttccctgaccagataacaaccctctctgaaacctcagtggcgcctcataaattctgatattgggatctaaatttattccctaccttgaaatgttaagccatgtagatcattaacttactatctgcctttgtattatgcttgtcaaaattctgttatctgtaagttctcaagacacccccctttgcaactttttgtgctataaaatctCGTTCTCTGAGAGCGGGGAAGGGGAGGAGTGTTGGTCTCTAGCCAGCGTTAGGGAAGACAGTCGCTGATCAGCTCTCTTTGTGTACACaaatacaagcttgctttaatttgatttaaaattggagttggtgatCTTTTCTTTGTGTGAAGGTTCAACACATTAatattctaattttaatattactaTTTCAACTTGAATGGGTtctaaattttacaaaataaaaagtttggtaaattaaaaaagaaaaaaaaagagttgggctgggtgcagtggagcacacctgtaatcccagtgtctcaggaggctgaggcaggaggattgggagttcgaagccagcctcagcaacggcaaggtgctaagtaactcagtgagaccctgtctctaaataaaacacaaaatagggatggggatgtgagtCAGTGGCCAGTGCCCTTAGTTCAATCCacggtgccaaaaaaaaaaaaaaaaaaaaaaaaaaaaaagtggaggtaAACCCAAGGTGAGTTTCTCAAGGATTGTTGCTCCAATACTAGGTTTCAGAGCATTCTCCAAATTTCATGTGTTGGAAAATTAGTTCCCAAAGTTGTATGCCAACGGTATGAGAGGTGAGACCTTTGTTAGGTCAATTATTAATGAATTAATTATAACTTATTGATTGAATCTTGAGGGCTCTGCTGTGATGAATGAATTAATCTATTCATGGATTAATGGACTATCAAGAAAATAGCTTTGTTAAAGTGAACTTTCTCTGGCTCACTTGCTTTCTCTCCCTATATGATGCCTCTCCCCACCTGCAGCAAGAAGGCCTTACTAAATTTCAGCATCTTGATTCTGAAGTTCCCAGCTTCAAGAAccctgagctaaataaacctctattcTTTATTTAGTCTGGGGTATTTAGTTATGACAACAGAAAACGGTCTAAGCCACCCACCTTTTCCCCCAACCCCAGGAAAGTAATCAGGGATATAGGCCTGAGAAAAATGGTATAAAATTTTGTCCAAAGTACACAAAACTGTCATTGCTGAGTCtacgcccctcccctcccctttcttttTTGCCGCCATTGCCCACCTCGAagttacatctccagtcctttttactttcgAGACAGGGTTTGGCTaggttgcccagactggcttcgAACTCAAGATCCGCCTTCCTTAACCTTCCCCAACCTTGCTCCCAGtgtttgggattacaggcatgtgacattACATCTGGCTCCAGGCTCTTATCAGATTTTCCCTAGGttcattttctttaaatatcgaatttctactgttgtagggacaaatgaggcaaggcaccgaagacagcaggaaacagttttatttggctacaGCCAGGTtctgagggcacagcttttgctgtaatcaattaatcccctgtacCCCGAGTTTAGGGAGTTTCACAGTTTTGtagccagcatgtaaggggaggggctcagaagttcacagtttgcaaactgttcacataaaagcagctttttcttgcactttgttttgggcaagttaactcttcaaggagaacacctgagaagggagagcttcttctcccctttcttctctccccctgccagctgttaccatggagcccaattgtaacttatttttaaaatgtagacatctctgtaaagcccagctcaaggccagaggccttgtttgcacatttcttcaaagtattaTACTGGATTATGTTTGTGGAAAAACTAGTTAAGGGGGTGcctagcacctggagtgctggtatcttctccaccagtggccaagtaaacagggcgacaCAAAAAtagcaagtttatctacattggactcttttgcagagattcttttgctgacagtcctaaaaccaGCCAAGGTGAAGAGCACTTTTCTGtgcagaaagggggtgccacttcactaCTATTACTCTTTACACTTAAACTCGCTGTAGGTCCCAGCTCTAAATCTAAATTCTAAAGTTGACCCTTAAAACTGAATCTGCCTTACCAGCTTATTTTCCAGCAATCTCCTCTTTGGACTACACACTGTGGATCCATTACTTTCCTTTCCACTAACTCTTATTTCTCACACTAATTTCCTCATTGTCAAGCAAACAAAGAGGCTTATTAGTTACCTAGGCTAACACCTGAAAATCCTATTATCACTTACCTCCAAATGCTCCTCTTCCCCTTTCTCAATTTTGCCCGCCTTTCTTCTCCCTGCACAGTCAAtataacccagtttaatatttaCTTTCGGAGCTTTCCACTTCTTCTCAGCTTCCTCAGCACACTAATATTCAGAATTAAAACACATAGCTAATCTCCACTGGTAAATTCCCTACGGCCTAAAACAACAGAGCAGCACCTGATTGCCTGGTGGATTTTAATGTGTTGAATTTAAAATCGATGTCGTGACTTTCAAGTATTTATGAATTGCTTGCTGCGTGTTTTGGGGTCCACTTGGAAAGCAAAagcaacagaaaataaaaattcaaggtgatatttaaaaaaaaaaggaaaataaatacatgagaaGGTAGGAGGAACTACCAAATAATCACACAGAGCCAACAATCTCCGTAAGGTGTTGGCCCCCAAAGCGATTTAACACTCCTATTGTCCCTTACTTAACTCAAAAGCGGTCCAACCTCTAACCTGTCTAAACCCAGCAAGCCCGAGAAAACGCCCACCTACTCCTGTCTCCACGCCCCACCCCGTTCAAGAACGCCGGCCTTTGATTGGTCTTGACGCATCCTAAGGCTGCCCAATCACGCGCGAGCAGTTGCCAGAGCGTCCCTTTACGTGCAGGGGGAACATGGCGGATCGGCTCACGCAGCTGCAAGACGCTGTGAACTCGGTAAGGAATTTAGTTGGATTAGTCTCTGGCTTTCTTTTTTGAGGTAAAGCGACCGAGGAAAGGGGCCCGAGAGAGAAAACTCGGAAATGGGGGGCAGAATGAGTCAAGGCGTGAGTGAAAAGTGCTCTCTCGTGGCGGTGGAAAGCGCCGCCGAGAACTGTGGGAGGTTGGTGGTGGTACGCGATGCTGCGGGGGAGAGCAGCCTCTCGCCAGACTAGGACCGGGGAACTCCCCCTCACGCCTCCGGGGTCCGGGCTGCACGGTCCTGTTGTGTCTTAAGCGAACGGTTTTATTTGTTAGTGTTTCTGGGATCCCTCTTTTTTGTGTGGCGTGGGAGAAGCAGCagctttgtttgttttgcttttccccGTTAATTTTAACCGCCCAGGGGGATCCCGTGCTCTGATTGTTGAGTCTTTTTAATTAAATGTTAATCGAGAGCTTTTCTTCGTCTGCATTTTCAGTTTGGGACTAGAGCGATGGGTGAGAAGTTTTGTTTAGTCTTGGTTGGCTCCTGTTCCGTCTCTTGTCTACTCTATAGCAAATAGTTTGGGGAGAACTGACAACTTTATGATACGATTCTTCTAATCTTATTTAAAATGTCTACTTTAATGTCTCCCCAAAAGTCTGTTAAAGGTTAGGTCTTGTTTCTTTTTCCTGCTTGCTGTACCTGAGTGCAAGGTATATGCAAGCCAAAGGATACATATACTTTTTCCCATTAAGAGTTAAACTGTTTTTCATTGGTAGTTATATTTCTTGGCGTCATTCTGATTGTAATTTGATGTCCCAGGTCAAGTGCCTATACAGAATATTGATTGGGTATCTGTTCCCCTTGCCTATTCCATCCTCCTCCCAAGATAGCAACTTGGTGTTCTTGTTAACACATCACTCTGGGTATACTTGAAGAGTCTTGAGCCTACTTGTGAAAAACAGATCCACTCTATATCAGTAAAAATAGGAACTTTTAAGTCTGAACCCCTAGATGTTGTTGAATTCACCAGGTAAAATCTACCTTGCAGTGACTTGGCTGAGCAGCCAGCCAACCTCCCCTCAGGGAATACTCCTTTGAGGTTTTACAAATAATAATGGTGCTGCTGGATAGAAACATTATTTCGGAAAATTTGCAGATTCCTATCTTGTAACTAGGATAGTGAGGACAAAATGAATATGGCCTTGAATCCAGGGTAGGCATGCTGATAATTGGATTTGAGAATCCTTTAGATTAACTAATATGAGTGAGTGCTTATTGtatatataaatgttttaaatatttattttttaggtgtagctggacacaacacaatgcccttatttttttatgtggtgctgaggatcaaacccaggtcctgcccGTGCTTGGGGAGTGCTCTTCGGCTGAGCCACAGAGCactgtatatataaatattatcttTACAAAATGATACTCCCTTCGTGGATTAGAAAGATGTCATACACTCGAGAGACTTTTAAATGATGCAAAAACTGTTTGTTATTAGGGTGTTATAATGATTCAAGTGTTTTCAGCTGTAACTGTTGAAGTAGATTGACATATAGAGCTGTATGAACTAAGGTAGAGGGAATCTTAGCTTTTATCCTAATCATAATTATACGTTTAACTATTAACATTTGTTCTACCCTCTGGAATTTCTGAGTACAGAAACTATGTCAGATTCACTATATCTCTAGAATGTTTTTTATATAATAGTTGGCATGGAATtaattttcaataaatattagtgaatgaatgaatggatctgaaaaacatctgcagaaCATAACTGCCACTGTAttgaatatttgtgtgtgtgtgttttttttgctaTTCCTCATAACAGGGCTGTAATATGAAATgttccaatttaaaaataaaaaaagctaggCGAAAGTTTAAAGCCATCCTGGGttacttagtgaaaccctatctcaaaaaaaaaaaaaaaaaaaaaaatgtgggctgggttgtggcacagtggtagcatacttgcctggcacttgggaggcattgggtttgatcctcagcaccacataaaaataaacatataaaatgtattgagtccatctacaactaaaaaaattttttttttaaattgctgggggctggggttgtggctgagtggtagagcacttgcctagcgggtgtgagacactgggttcaatcctcagtacacataaaaataaataaataaatatctatcaacaactaaaaaaaaattgctggggctagagctcagtggtagagcaccctgggtttaattcccagtactgaattagaggaagagaagaaaatatccACTCAGGTTAACAAAACTGGTATAAGAATCTAGGTTTATATAGCTTCTGAGTACTTACAAGTAGTAAAACATGAGCAAAGCCATTTAGTCATAAATGCATTCATGATTAGTCAGGCAAATATGAGGGAGTAGTGAAAAATGAATAAGAATTGACTTAGATTATTGAAAGTTTTGAAATATCCTGTAAGTTGGAGATTTATCTTGAAAACCATGGTGGAgtgaactttaatttttttgagcaggGTAAAATAATATGGTCAACTAGAAAATGATGAGGCTTTTTATAACACTGGTGTAAGATTACTACACTAAAACAGCAGCAATAATGATAAAAAGGGAAGTATTTGTAGTGTTAGGTATTGAAGATGGGTGGAAATAATCTGAAGTTACACTTGTTGACTCCCAATACAGGTTAGATATTTAACATAGGAAACAGTTGATTTTGAGTTCTGTCCATGAAATGATGGCAGAGAAACTCAGTGGAAATTCTTATGTTTTGATTATTAATAGAAATTGAAGTTTGAGGGATCAGGACTAATGAGAGAAGTTGGTGGGGAGTATATTAGTGTTTAGCTTGGAGATGGTAAGGAATTGATATTCTCAGTTTTCAAAACTgtttaagaaatacatttttagtaccaagaatttacaactagagttTTGGAGAATTATATATTTCTTATTACCTAAGGTTTCTTTTCTAGCAGTTGTTTTCTCATTGTTTCTTTACACTTGAAATTACACTCTGTGAGAAAAGGAATCTTATACTTTGTGTATGAATAACACATTGTTTATTAAACCTGAGCTATACTTAGATATTTACCAAATCTGCTTTTTTCTACCACTGCCCCTCCAGAAGTCTTTATTTGTTGCTTCTAATAGGTATTGACAAAATTATTACCTTCAGAAGAAAACAAAGGTTATTCTATATTTCTTTTTAACTGTTTCAACTAGATTGATACCAAACTTGGTTTCTTTGTACAATTAAAACATTTAGATGGGTTgggtgtagctcagcggtaaagtgTATGCTTAATGTGGACAAGGTCCTGGGgtaaatccccaacaccctccaaAAATAATAATTGTTATTAATCACCACTAGTTTATTTTATACAAAATTACTTCTGTTTTATTCCCTTGATCAGAGATTATTATTACTAAAACTTGTTGCTATTACTGATAAAATCCTTAAAATTGGTAAATCTTTTCTAACACTAAATGTTTTATTTGGCCCAAGCTTGCAGATCAATTTTGTAATGCCATTGGAGTGTTGCAAcaatgtggtcctcctgcctctttTAATAATATTCAGACAGCAATTAACAAAGACCAGCCAGCTAATCCTACAGAAGGTAAATAAGTTTCCTATAGCTTCTCTTAGTTTGAGTCTGAAATTTCTTGTAATCCTTTATTAGATTAACTGAGAAACTCAACTTATATGATTTCTTTCTAAAAATGTTGTTGGAGAATGTTACTACAAATTTtatcataaaataaatgaatttattaGTCAATTTACACAATATTTCATCATTCTGTTCATATCAATAGCAGATGGATCCTCCTCTAGAGAAGCGATTGTATGAATTTAACTGAATTTTACTTGAAGGATTTTAATAAGGAGACCATCACATTTACAACTGATCACCATATTATCCTGTTAAAGGAAATGACATACATTATGCATAATTTCCAATTTAAGCTAACATTAAGTTAAATATGTGATGAGATTGGTATGTCAAAATTAGACTTTAATCATTAGTTATGACTTTTTTTGTTTCATTAActtaaaattaaatttgttttgggAAATTTGAGATTCTTTTAAACCTAATTTAGTCACATCTTTCTCTAGAATATGCCCAGCTTTTTGCTGCACTGATTGCacgaacagcaaaagacattgatGTTTTGATAGACTCCTTACCCAGTGAAGAATCTACAGCTGCTTTACAGGTAAAAAACAAACTCATTTGAGAATTTTACTAGTAATAAAGAATTTTGAATTAAAGGAGGTATTTGATACAGTTTGTTACAATATTGAAAGTTActttaatattaaattttaagtTGGGTGTTTTGTCAGTTTGAGCTAGAATAGACTGTTGAAGGTGGTGCTGAATAAATATAGTTGTCCGGTTTTGAGTTACAAGGAAGCCTCACTGAGGAACATTTCAGAATGTTCCTTGTTTTGTCCCTTTTCCTAGCAAAGAATGAAAGGAGGGTGGAATTCTGAATGTAGAGTAGAATAATAGTTTCCAAGTTATCTGGTTTTTAGAATTCCTACTACTAAAAAATATATCACAGTGGTTGGAAAGTGATccagatttaaaaattaataccACTTTTTTTCCTTCTGAACTCTAAAGATTTAAAAATTTGTGTCTTATAAAGGCTGCTAGCTTATATAagctagaagaagaaaatcatgAAGCTGCTACATGTCTGGAAGATGTTGTTTACCGAGGGGATATGCTTCTGGAAAAGATACAAAGTGCACTTGCTGATATTGCTCAATCACAACTGAAGACAAGAAGTGGTACCCATAACCAGTCTCTTCCAGACTCATAGCACCATGTAGCTAAGAAAAGAACTGTTCAAGAATTCTGTATCATATTTAGATATATGCCTTTCCAACAGTTACAGAAACTTTGACATGTATTACCTTTGTAGCTATTTTTAATAGTCTTCTGTTTTTGCTCTTGGTAaatacacttacaaatttatggtTGAGCCAACTTTAAATCATTGTTATGCCATCATTTTTTTATCTGAATGAATAATGTTCATAATACAATTAAACATATGCTATAAAgttctgttgttttgtttttttgtatctttagagtcaagcactttactactgagctacatccctagccctttatttCATTTCGAGgcagttttgctaagttgcccatgctAGCCTCAAATATGAGATCCTCCCATCTCTACCTCCCAAGTATTTGATGTCCTCCCAAGTGTCTGGTGCATGTCCCTGTGCCCAGCATTCTGATGTTTTTTAAAGAAGCAATGTAGCTAAATGAGAATAAATCActtatgcaaatattttcttttccagaacCTCATACCCATTCTAGTTCATTTGCTTTTactaagaaatcttttttttttttttttttttaatatttttagttgtagatggacacagtacctttattttgtttatttagttttatgtggtgctggggatcgaacccagggcctcacacgtgctaggcaagcactctaccactgaacttcaaccccagcccctactaaGAAATCTTCTCTGTCTGTAGAGTGCCTGTGGCTATTgtgagagaatattttttttttcattctgaattttcttgtttttgtgtgggttttttttttttttttttgattctagagattgaacccaggggtgcttaaccaccgagctatatccccaactcttttaattttttattttaagacatggtcttgctaagttgcttagagccacaCTTAGTTACTGAGATGGGCCTTAAACTGGCATTccccctgtctcagcttcccaaatcactgggattatagggttgtgccaccttgcccagctgttttaattttttttttttttttggtgctgagaattgaacccagagccttgtgcatgtgaggcaagcactctaccagctgaactatatccccagccatgtttttttgtttttatatttttaacctgctttttcaaaacatcCTTCTCCTTAATTTGCTTGTCATCAGAATGATGTGTTTCCTAAATCAACTTCTTTTCATTCTGTTTATTTATCTGAAGAGAACCATCTTCTGATATTAttaacctcctagtctttgttgcTGTATTCTAATTAAACCAGAACATACCTTTATAACAAGTTTTCTCCATTTGTGTTAggcagctttttgttgctgtaacCAAACTATCTGGATTTATTTGATGTACAGTTTCAGAAGCTGAATCCATGGTTGATTGGCAGaaacatggcagaggaaagctgctcagctcatggcaaccaGAAAGTATGCAGGGAGGGTGGGGGATAAAACCTTCCAGGGGatgcctccagtgacctacttcccccAACTAGGTCATGCCTCTTTATTACATTCAACTGTCAGATTCATTTGATAGATTATACCACTGATGGCTCTTATGATCCTACCATTGCCCACAACCCCTGTCACCCCTGAACCTTGCTGCACTGGGGATCATGCTTtcaatacatgagcttttgggtggacattctagatccaaaccatagAACCATTCCTCCCCAGTTTGTTATTGTTAACATTTATGTCAGCATTATCAACTATGGGTGTTCATCCACCTCTTGGATCTCACTAATTATCTTTGAAAAGCTGCAGTTGAAATGTCTTCCACCCTGTAACTGGTTCTACCTCCTAAagcttcttttttcttaatatccTGAGCTGTGCTTGCTGCAATCTGCTGCTCTCCAGAGTTTCTAGAGAACCCTCAAGAACAACAGAGCATTCTGCCAACTAATTTCATCATAATGAAGTTCTTCTGCATTTCTAGATAAAGTGCTGTGTTTCAAAGTTTAGAATACTAGCATTAGCTACAAAATTGTACCAATTTATTGGTTAGGCATAggaatttttaaacttttaaattttttgtatcTATATTATCAATGAAGTTTAACAGTTTGCTATAATTATTCAGCATAAACCTATACTTTTTATTAGAATTTAATGGAAAAGATGATTTGAtcagaaaactatttttaaaaatacataaggtggggactggggttgtggctcagaggtagagcgctcgcctagcatgtgtgaggcactgggtttgatcctcagcacaccacataaatataaaataaagatattgtgtccacctataactcaaaaataaatattaaaaaaaatacctaagagggccacatcaatgtttatagcagcacaattcacagtagctaaattgtggaaccagcctatttacccttcagtagatgaacggataaagaaaatgtggcatatagacacaatggaatattactcagcattaaaagaataaaatcatggcatttacaggaaatggatggagttggagaatagaaagctaagtgaagtaagcctattctaaaaaaccaaatgccgaatgtcttctttgatataagtatgctgattcataatggggatggggtggggaagcatgagaggaatatacaaactctagatagggaaaaaGGGACAGAGGGGAAGGAAAGAGACATGTGGGtacgaaagacagtggaatgagacggACATTGTTTCCCTaactacatgtatgaaaacacgaatggtgtgactctactttgtgtaaaaTGAAAAATTGTCCTCTATTTGTGTagtatgaattgaattgcattttgctgtcatatatataacaagaataaataaaatttaaaaaatacataaggcggctgggattgtggctcagtggtagagtgcttgcctcgcaaatGATGTACACTGGATTtgatttcagcaccacataaaaataaatgaataaaataaaggtccaataacatctaaaaatatttttataagtatataagGTATTATGAAGGACCTACGAAGGTACTAATATGAAGAAGTCATTTTCAGCTAAATTAAAGGAAGGCTTAGTAGAAACAAACCCCAAACTCTGAGGACAGGAACCTTTCTTCAGTCAGAGAAGCTGTGATCTCATTGCTTTTTTTCACTTTCCACTCACTTCGTGCTGCACACTTCTAACAGTTGTTAAAAGTGTGCAGCAAAGCAGGGTAACTAAAGCCCCAGCTTTTTACTTGGAGGACTGCAAGGGTGAGCACCAGGGAACCTAGAAGTACTGGGAAACTTTAAAGAGAGTAAGGAACTTGGGAAAGCAACCCCTTAAAGTTATTTTTGAGGAACTATTCACTATCAGGCTACATGTGTGGCTCTGACTCCAAATAGCATACACAGATTTTAAtgaagtagaatgaatcagacataactttccactgttcatatatgaatacatgaccagtaaaactccacatcatgtgcaaccacaagaatgggatccctaATTTGAATTTTGTACTCCATGTATACATTGTACTGTCATATgtgtctaaaaagaacaaataaaagattcttaatctcaaaaaaaaaaaaaaaaaaaaaaaaacaagtacagCCAAGTCCTACAGTGACCTTTGGGTGTGTGCACAAGAGACAGATCCCAATAGCATAGTTGAGTTTTAAAAACTGAGCTGACACTGGAAACAGGCCTCAGTTTGCTGGTTGAACTTGTGGCCTGAATCCAACTGGGCTCATTGCCTAAAAACAAAATTCTATGTAGGATAAAACAAGGCATACAAATTAATACGTTCAGAACATCAGGAATACAATCCAAAATTGCTT includes:
- the Med21 gene encoding mediator of RNA polymerase II transcription subunit 21; amino-acid sequence: MADRLTQLQDAVNSLADQFCNAIGVLQQCGPPASFNNIQTAINKDQPANPTEEYAQLFAALIARTAKDIDVLIDSLPSEESTAALQAASLYKLEEENHEAATCLEDVVYRGDMLLEKIQSALADIAQSQLKTRSGTHNQSLPDS